One genomic window of Ruminococcus gauvreauii includes the following:
- a CDS encoding xylulokinase — protein sequence MKHEHILGIELGSTRIKALLTDVNYQEIASGSHQWENHYENGMWTYAEAEIWEGLQCCYKNMAEDYERKFGEALTEISAIGLSGMMHGYLVFDEAGKLLTPFRTWRNTNTGQAADELTKLFSFPVPQRWSIAHLYQAILNQEPHVKAVRYMTTLSGYVHWKLTGKRVLGVGDASGMFPINRETATYDEAMLAAFDERIADEKFPWRCRDILPDVCKAGEDAGHLTEEGAGMLDVTGNLKAGSVLCPPEGDAGTGMVAANAVRPCTGNVSAGTSIFAMVVLEKPLAEVHPEIDIVTTPEGSQVAMVHCNNCTSEINQWVSLFQELLRGMGVEKTDAQLYQLLFESAAISDGDCGGVLCCNYHSGEPIAKMEEGLPMLIHRADGHLSLGNFMRAQLYAAVATLKIGFDIIRNEGIRIDYLTGHGGLFKTPEVGQRILSEALKVPVCTMDHAGEGGAWGIALLAAYRLRQGMDGTLDDFLSQCVFRDTHRTTICAKEEEQRRFDIYMKQYDNLLNIERVAIEELHEAHR from the coding sequence ATGAAACACGAACATATATTGGGGATCGAGCTTGGATCCACCCGTATAAAGGCATTGCTGACGGATGTGAACTATCAGGAGATTGCTTCCGGAAGCCATCAATGGGAAAATCATTATGAAAATGGCATGTGGACATACGCAGAGGCGGAAATATGGGAGGGACTGCAGTGCTGCTATAAAAACATGGCAGAAGATTACGAACGCAAGTTTGGAGAAGCACTGACGGAAATTTCGGCCATCGGTCTCAGCGGCATGATGCACGGTTATCTCGTTTTTGACGAAGCGGGAAAACTGCTGACGCCGTTTCGTACATGGCGGAATACGAATACCGGGCAGGCGGCAGATGAACTGACGAAACTGTTTTCCTTTCCTGTTCCGCAGCGATGGAGCATTGCACATCTATACCAGGCAATCCTGAATCAGGAACCACATGTGAAAGCAGTGCGCTACATGACGACTTTGTCAGGTTATGTGCACTGGAAACTAACGGGAAAAAGGGTTCTCGGAGTAGGAGATGCGTCTGGAATGTTTCCAATTAACAGAGAAACCGCAACCTATGACGAGGCGATGCTCGCAGCTTTTGATGAGCGCATAGCAGATGAGAAGTTCCCGTGGAGATGCAGGGACATTCTCCCTGATGTCTGCAAAGCAGGTGAGGATGCAGGGCATTTGACCGAGGAGGGGGCAGGGATGCTGGACGTGACAGGGAATCTGAAGGCTGGCAGTGTATTGTGTCCTCCGGAGGGAGATGCGGGAACCGGTATGGTTGCGGCAAATGCCGTGCGCCCCTGCACCGGAAATGTCTCCGCGGGCACGTCCATCTTTGCCATGGTCGTCTTGGAAAAACCGCTTGCGGAGGTGCATCCGGAGATTGACATTGTCACGACGCCGGAGGGATCACAGGTAGCGATGGTACACTGTAATAACTGTACGTCTGAGATCAACCAATGGGTGTCTTTATTTCAGGAATTGCTGCGGGGGATGGGTGTGGAAAAAACAGACGCCCAACTGTATCAGCTTCTGTTTGAAAGTGCTGCCATCAGCGACGGTGACTGCGGCGGTGTGTTATGCTGCAACTATCATTCCGGTGAGCCGATTGCGAAGATGGAAGAAGGACTGCCAATGCTCATACATCGGGCAGATGGGCATCTGAGCCTGGGGAATTTCATGAGGGCTCAGCTGTATGCAGCGGTGGCAACGCTGAAGATCGGATTTGATATCATCAGAAATGAAGGGATCCGTATCGACTATCTTACCGGACACGGCGGACTGTTTAAAACACCTGAAGTGGGACAGAGAATTTTATCGGAAGCATTGAAGGTTCCCGTGTGTACAATGGATCATGCGGGAGAGGGCGGTGCGTGGGGCATCGCGCTTCTGGCGGCTTATCGTCTCAGGCAGGGAATGGATGGCACCCTGGATGATTTCCTGAGTCAATGTGTTTTTCGTGATACACACCGGACAACCATCTGTGCAAAGGAAGAGGAACAGAGACGCTTTGACATTTACATGAAACAATACGATAATCTGCTGAACATAGAGCGGGTGGCCATAGAAGAACTGCATGAGGCGCACCGGTAG
- the araD gene encoding L-ribulose-5-phosphate 4-epimerase, which translates to MLEELKEKVWEANMFLPKYALITFTWGNVSGIDRCRGLVIIKPSGVAYEHMRPEDMVVVDLEGTVVEGKWKPSSDTPTHLELYKNFSGIGGVVHTHSRWATTFAQAGLEIPPLGTTHSDYFYGAIPCTRTMTSEEINGEYEKETGKVIIETFRDLDPQTIPAVVVHSHGPFTWGDTPQKAVEHAVVLEECAGMAWQDLLVSNNTVRPIQKELLDRHYLRKHGQNAYYGQTV; encoded by the coding sequence ATGCTGGAAGAACTGAAAGAAAAAGTATGGGAAGCGAATATGTTTTTGCCGAAATATGCGCTGATCACGTTTACATGGGGTAATGTTTCCGGAATTGACCGGTGCAGGGGACTGGTTATAATTAAACCATCCGGTGTGGCATATGAGCACATGAGGCCGGAGGACATGGTTGTTGTCGACCTTGAAGGCACAGTCGTAGAAGGAAAATGGAAACCTTCCTCAGATACGCCGACCCACCTGGAACTGTATAAGAATTTCTCCGGTATCGGCGGAGTGGTCCATACACATTCGAGATGGGCAACGACATTTGCGCAGGCAGGTCTGGAAATCCCTCCGCTTGGAACGACGCACAGTGACTATTTTTATGGAGCAATTCCCTGTACGCGTACCATGACATCTGAGGAAATAAACGGGGAGTATGAAAAAGAAACCGGTAAAGTAATTATTGAAACATTCCGGGATCTTGATCCACAGACGATTCCTGCGGTGGTGGTTCACAGTCATGGTCCCTTTACATGGGGAGATACTCCTCAAAAAGCGGTGGAACATGCAGTTGTTCTGGAAGAATGTGCAGGAATGGCCTGGCAGGACCTGCTGGTTTCCAACAATACGGTACGACCAATTCAAAAAGAGCTGCTGGATCGGCACTACTTGCGTAAGCATGGACAGAATGCCTACTATGGACAAACAGTATAA